One window of the Trifolium pratense cultivar HEN17-A07 linkage group LG2, ARS_RC_1.1, whole genome shotgun sequence genome contains the following:
- the LOC123909155 gene encoding pectinesterase/pectinesterase inhibitor PPE8B-like — MAFSSTQKLQLSQKKPIQTLITTLSFILTLLLCSSVLCASVPARTSGGFEFLKVAPSEFVGTVKDVVEILQDVTSILNEFGGSGFGDSRLSNAVSDCIEMLDLSSDALTWSVDATQTPKGKHNSTGNVSSDVRTWLSAALANPETCMDGFEGTNGIESQLVATGLSQMMSLLKDLLTQVDPKFDSFAQKGQFPSWVKREDRKLLQVNGVGSDIIVALDGSGNFTNVMDAVHAAPDYSMKRYVIHIKKGVYIENVEIKKKKWNLMMVGDGMDATIISGNRSFIDGWTTFRSATFAVSGRGFIARDITFKNTAGPEKHQAVALRSDSDLSVFYRCGISGYQDSLYTHTMRQFYRECKISGTVDFIFGDATTLFQNCQILVKKGLPNQKNTITAQGRKDPNEPTGFSIQFCNITADSDLLPSVNSTWTYLGRPWKQYSRTIFMQSHISDVLRPEGWLEWNGDFALDTLYYAEYMNYGPGAGLNKRVKWPGYHIMNDSNQASNFTVTQFIEGNLWLPTTGVAFTAGLGV; from the exons ATGGCATTTTCTTCAACACAAAAGTTACAACTATCTCAAAAAAAACCAATACAAACTCTCATCACAACATTATCATTCATTTTAACATTGTTGTTATGCAGTTCAGTACTGTGTGCTAGTGTTCCCGCAAGAACCTCTGGTGGATTTGAGTTTCTTAAGGTTGCTCCATCTGAATTTGTTGGGACAGTGAAAGATGTAGTTGAAATTTTGCAAGATGTTACTTCAATTCTTAATGAATTTGGTGGTAGTGGATTTGGTGATTCACGTCTCTCTAATGCTGTTTCTGATTGCATTGAAATGCTTGACCTTTCCTCTGATGCACTTACTTGGTCGGTTGATGCTACTCAGACACCCAAAG GTAAGCATAATAGTACTGGAAATGTGAGCTCAGATGTGAGAACATGGTTAAGTGCTGCACTTGCAAATCCAGAGACATGCATGGATGGATTTGAAGGTACCAATGGCATTGAGAGTCAATTAGTGGCCACTGGCCTAAGCCAAATGATGTCATTGCTCAAAGATCTTCTCACACAAGTTGACCCTAAATTTGATAGCTTCGCGCAAAAAGGTCAATTTCCTTCGTGGGTTAAACGAGAGGATAGAAAGCTCTTGCAGGTAAATGGAGTGGGTTCGGATATCATTGTTGCTCTTGATGGGAGCGGTAATTTTACAAATGTGATGGATGCGGTGCATGCGGCTCCTGATTATAGCATGAAACGTTATGTTATACACATAAAAAAAGGTGTTTATATTGAAAATGTTGAAATCAAGAAGAAGAAATGGAACCTCATGATGGTTGGAGATGGAATGGATGCCACAATTATCTCGGGTAATCGGAGCTTCATTGACGGGTGGACCACATTCAGATCGGCTACCTTTG CTGTTAGTGGCAGAGGATTCATCGCACGAGACATCACTTTTAAGAACACCGCAGGTCCTGAGAAGCACCAAGCAGTGGCACTAAGATCCGACTCTGACCTCTCTGTATTCTATCGATGTGGAATTTCCGGTTACCAGGACAGCCTCTATACTCACACCATGCGCCAATTCTATAGAGAATGCAAAATAAGTGGCACTGTGGATTTCATCTTTGGAGATGCCACAACTCTCTTCCAAAATTGTCAAATTCTAGTCAAGAAAGGGTTACCAAATCAAAAGAACACAATCACAGCACAAGGAAGAAAAGACCCGAATGAACCGACTGGTTTCTCAATCCAATTTTGCAACATCACTGCAGATTCTGACCTTCTACCTTCTGTTAATTCCACCTGGACATATCTTGGAAGACCGTGGAAACAATATTCGAGAACAATTTTCATGCAATCTCACATAAGTGATGTGTTGAGGCCAGAAGGGTGGCTAGAATGGAATGGAGATTTTGCATTGGATACATTGTACTATGCAGAGTACATGAATTATGGGCCAGGAGCCGGACTAAATAAGCGAGTTAAATGGCCGGGGTATCACATTATGAATGATTCCAATCAAGCTAGTAACTTCACGGTGACCCAATTTATAGAGGGGAATCTGTGGTTGCCTACAACAGGTGTAGCATTCACTGCTGGACTTGGAGTTTAA
- the LOC123911353 gene encoding uncharacterized protein LOC123911353 produces MDDPSAPSLSEKDTQPTKKRGRRGTRMIELTLSNVKKPIDFDQKTKLPLGANRKKFKSHVGSVARKTVSILVDEWEHVDENVKKQIWDDIMLTWDIRDTDIGKLKDKWISYAGERWRAFKTSLTTRYLNDGVMSDKSPLETYSFLDEETWQEFIKTREDRSFLEKRKRGQMVQACNKYPHIMSRGGYELIEEKMMQEKIKQRQESAGESLPTPPSPPKRHEKWIVGRTKPSGEYTSKETQVVADKITSLVQKTAEGTFVPQGRNDILTEAIGRPEHPGRVRAAGRGVGIRQYFGPQSRSAASTSLVLNSTQVEAIKIELTKEIREQLMRDISSMPVFSQQYPNFPTCSPDILASTNGSCSAVRHIPVDEDEEDIPDECELYVDNKHHMAYANVYNLGPTIHNQLLDNDMARVAITKVLDPNVPVPRPTDEVTKVGEALNNFIQWPKRLLRLVANKDDEGKKKDVLPSKRSEPDNTCAEKLMLKIMSRKDDVKFKLEGDAFFSLPTRDIMELCLKTQDLRVSILRIWVVYMKHLCTRLDKSNMYGFIDPNFIQPQTDRAGSQSYITEKLVENEKYCFFVPYLHNHHWQLLIIEPKTQNVIFLCSKGLRPDKNIVLIVDSAINGYNMLKGSRKQRKPTWKTTLTCQRQSFNHESGYYVLIHMLNIVSAGIVNSWNQVFGDSTPFHEDEVSNVQERLANSILEFV; encoded by the exons ATGGATGATCCATCAGCTCCTTCATTAAGCGAGAAGGATACTCAGCCAACCAAAAAGAGGGGTAGACGTGGAACACGGATGATAGAGTTGACACTGAGTAATGTTAAGAAACCAATTGATTTCGATCAAAAGACCAAACTACCTTTAGGGGCAAACAGAAAAAAGTTCAAGAGTCATGTGGGTTCCGTTGCTCGAAAGACAGTCAGTATTTTGGTGGATGAATGGGAACATGTAGATGAGAATGTGAAGAAACAGATTTGGGACGATATCATG TTAACATGGGATATTCGTGATACTGATATTGGAAAATTGAAAGACAAATGGATTTCCTATGCGGGTGAGCGTTGGAGGGCATTTAAAACGTCCCTAACAACGAGATATTTAAATGATGGGGTAATGAGTGACAAATCTCCTCTTGAAACATATAGCTTTCTTGATGAGGAAACATGGCAGGAGTTTATTAAGACACGAGAGGATCGTTCCTTTCTG GAGAAAAGAAAGAGGGGTCAAATGGTTCAAGCTTGTAATAAATACCCTCACATCATGTCTCGTGGGGGATATgagttgattgaagaaaagatgatgcaagaaaaaataaaacaaagacaAGAGTCAGCTGGAGAGTCCCTACCTACACCTCCATCTCCACCAAAACGCCATGAGAAGTGGATAGTGGGCCGAACAAAGCCATCAGGAGAGTACACATCAAAAGAAACACAAGTTGTTGCAGATAAAATT ACTTCCCTGGTTCAAAAAACAGCTGAAGGAACCTTTGTTCCGCAAGGACGTAATGATATCTTAACTGAAGCGATTGGGCGACCTGAACACCCTGGACGTGTTCGTGCTGCCGGTCGAGGTGTGGGAATTCGACAATATTTTGGTCCGCAATCGCGTAGTGCTGCCTCTACCTCACTTGTTCTCAATAGCACACAAGTGGAGGCCATTAAAATCGAGCTTACAAAGGAGATTAGAGAGCAATTGATGCGGGATATATCATCTATGCCTGTTTTTTCTCAACAATACCCAAACTTCCCAACCTGCTCTCCTGATATACTTGCAAGCACAAATGGTAGTTGTTCCGCGGTGCGGCATATACCAGTGGATGAGGATGAGGAAGATATCCCTGATGAGTGTGAACTATATGTTGATAATAAACATCACATGGCATATGCAAATGTGTACAACTTGGGACCTACCATACATAATCAGCTGTTAGATAATGATATGGCAAGGGTGGCTATAACCAAGGTGCTAGATCCAAATGTTCCCGTCCCCAGGCCCACGGATGAGGTGACAAAAGTTGGTGAAGCCCTCAACAATTTCATTCAATGGCCAAAAAGACTTTTGCGCCTTGTTGCTAATAAG gatgatgaaggaaaaaagaaagatgtCCTTCCATCTAAAAGGTCAGAACCCGATAACACATGTGCTGAAAAATTGATGTTAAAGATAATGTCGCGGAAGGATGATGTGAAGTTCAAGTTGGAAGGGGATGCATTTTTTTCTCTCCCAACCAGAGATATTATGGAGTTGTGTCTGAAAACACAAGATTTACGCGTCTCTATTCTACGTATATGGGTGGT GTATATGAAACACCTTTGTACTCGGTTGGACAAGAGTAACATGTATGGTTTTATTGATCCTAATTTCATTCAACCACAAACTGATCGAGCTGGTTCTCAGTCTTACATAACTGAAAAACTGGTTGAGAATGAGAAATACTGTTTTTTTGTACCTTACTTACACAA TCATCATTGGCAATTGCTCATTATTGAGCCAAAAACACAAAATGTAATCTTCCTATGTTCAAAGGGGTTGAGGCCAGATAAAAATATTGTTCTTATTGTTGATTC AGCTATAAATGGATATAATATGTTGAAAGGTTCAAGAAAAcagagaaagccaacatggaaaACTACTCTCACA tgcCAAAGACAATCTTTCAATCATGAGAGTGGTTATTATGTTTTGATACATATGTTGAACATTGTATCTGCCGGTATTGTTAATTCATGGAATCAG GTATTTGGAGACTCAACACCATTTCACGAGGACGAAGTTTCGAATGTTCAAGAACGTTTAGCAAATTCGATTCTTGAATTTGTATGA